In one Pseudomonas sp. SCA2728.1_7 genomic region, the following are encoded:
- a CDS encoding D-alanine--D-alanine ligase: MTAAYANLFSTIAPKDFGRVAVLFGGLSAEREVSLKSGNAVLDALQSAGVDAFGIDVGDDILQRLLSEKIDRAFIILHGRGGEDGSMQGLLEVAGIPYTGSGILASALAMDKLRTKQVWHSLGIPTPRHAVLCSEADCISAATELGFPLIVKPAHEGSSIGMAKVSSASELIDAWKAASTYDSQVLVEQWIQGPEFTIATLRDQVLPPIALGTPHTFYDYDAKYIANDTQYRIPCGLDAAKEKELMDLTAKACEALGIAGWGRADVMQDADGQFWFLEVNTAPGMTDHSLVPMAARAAGLDFQQLVLAILAASVEDARG; this comes from the coding sequence ATGACTGCTGCCTACGCCAACCTGTTCTCCACCATCGCGCCGAAAGACTTCGGCCGCGTCGCCGTGCTCTTCGGCGGTTTGAGTGCCGAGCGTGAGGTGTCGCTGAAATCCGGTAACGCCGTGCTCGACGCGCTGCAAAGCGCTGGCGTGGACGCGTTCGGCATCGACGTTGGCGACGACATTCTGCAACGTCTGCTCAGCGAAAAGATCGACCGCGCGTTCATCATTCTTCACGGCCGTGGCGGTGAAGACGGCTCCATGCAGGGCCTGCTCGAAGTGGCGGGCATTCCGTACACCGGCAGCGGCATCTTGGCCTCGGCACTGGCGATGGACAAACTGCGCACCAAGCAGGTCTGGCACAGCCTCGGGATTCCGACGCCGCGTCACGCCGTGCTGTGCAGCGAAGCCGATTGTATTTCCGCGGCGACGGAACTGGGCTTCCCTTTGATCGTCAAACCGGCGCATGAAGGTTCAAGTATCGGGATGGCCAAAGTGAGTTCTGCGTCCGAGTTGATCGACGCATGGAAAGCGGCCAGTACCTACGATTCGCAAGTCTTGGTTGAGCAATGGATTCAAGGTCCGGAGTTCACCATCGCCACCCTGCGTGACCAGGTGTTGCCTCCTATCGCCCTGGGTACACCGCACACGTTCTACGACTACGACGCCAAGTACATCGCCAACGATACCCAGTACCGCATTCCGTGCGGGCTGGATGCCGCCAAGGAAAAGGAACTCATGGATCTCACGGCCAAGGCCTGTGAGGCGCTGGGTATTGCCGGTTGGGGCAGGGCGGACGTGATGCAGGACGCCGACGGGCAGTTCTGGTTCCTGGAAGTGAACACCGCACCGGGCATGACCGATCACAGTCTGGTACCGATGGCGGCCCGTGCGGCTGGCCTGGATTTCCAGCAACTGGTTCTGGCCATTCTGGCCGCCAGTGTTGAAGACGCTCGAGGTTAA